acaaccTAGCACAATGCATACATCAAAAAGTCCAAAAATTCTGCCCCGGTAGATACATCTAAATAAGTTCCTATACCTAAAATTCATAGAATATCATGAGCTGGATCAGCAGGTTTGTGAGAGTCAGAATAAGAGGAAGCAGACTCCTCATATCACTGGCATATCTAATCCAGACACAAAGTAATAACCATAAACATATTAATGTAGTCAAAGGGAGGAAACTTTGGTTGTACCCAAGCAGTTCTATGAAAGAACAAACATTTCTACTTTGTCTACCCTTCTTTTCCCTACTTTCCCTCTACTTAGAGACTAGTGAGGAAAAGAGCATTACatgttgtatgtctgtgtgtgtgtgtgtgtgtgtgtgtgtgtgtgtgtgtgtgtgtttcaacacCATACTTATAAAAGGAAGTTCTTTACAAACCAGGACCTGAGTATCTGTTTCACTTACATTCACCACAACAGTCACACAAACTGGTCATCCTAGAATAacctttgattttatttgtatttttcacaCTTTGAGATACAATTACATAAGATGATTCTTTTATGAACTCATGAGAACTAATGTCTAATATCTACTACAATCAGAAAAGGCAGTTTCAAAAACcaatgacaataacaacaacaacaaaaaccaacaacaacaacaacaacaaaacaaactaaaaatcaaaACTGGTGACTCCAATCAGGTGTGAAATGCTGAGTCAAGGAATTTATTGGGTTGTTTACAAAAGCATGGGGGAAGAGTTACTTTCAAAAGCACTGAAGACTCAGGCAACTACATCTCTAGATGTCCAATGCCATCATGGAGAAATCCAAGCAAAGGTAAATCACTGGAGTCTCCTGGGTTATTGCATGTTGTGAATTTTATACTTAAATCAACACAAGTTAATGTCATCTGAAAGGATGGAACATTAGCACATAAAATACTTCAAACAGATTATGGATCGTTTTCTTGTTTGACAAATGATGTGGAAAGTTCCATCTCACTGTGGAGCATGCCTAGGAAAGTGATCCTGgctgaaagagagagaactgagagaaCCATCAGCATAACCCAGTAttgtttctccatggcctctattTCAGGTCCTACCTTGAGGTTCCtgctttgaattcctgccttAATTTTACTTCATTATGGACTACAACTTTGACCTGAAAGAACCCCCATGCTCCCCAAGTTCCTTCTAATGATGATGTATCTCATGGTAAAAGAAACCTAAAAATGACACACTTGAGGACATGTCCACCAAAGAATATCCAGGATGCACATAATCATGTGTTCTGTAGTAGAAGAGAAGTATTGtaagatgtctttgttttttttgtttgtttgtttgtttgtttgtttgtttttgttttttctgctcCTGTTTCCTCAAGTTGCTCCTGGGTTCTGCTTTCAGAGAACGCAACAGTGGAACTGAATGGAAGATATTCCTTCTGAGGAAGCCAACCGAGAAGCTTTTGCCACTTATTCACATACCAGACATGAAAgtctttcctttaaaaaggaaaacaaataacaactaTTGAGGtaaaataaatatctatgtttttgtAGATGTAAAAAAATTACAGTAACAAAGTGAGCTTCGATTCACAAGCATTGTtaatataactaaatataaaGAATAGATTTGGaacatttttcttcacttttagCATCATCACTCTTACTAATAAAATCAAATCATATAAATATTTCCAAACCCCTCTCTTTGTATCAAgactcctttttcctttttttattttgtttttattggatatttttttttattaacttgagtatttcttatgtacatttcgagtgttattcctttccggtttccgcaaacatccctccctcccccttccttatgggtgttcccctccccaccctcccccattgccaccctcccccccgacagtctagttcactgggggttcagtctagcaggacccagggcttccccttccactggtgctcttactaggatattcattgctaccctatgaggtcagagtccagggtcagtccatgtatagtctttaggtagtggcttagtccctggaagctctggttgcttggcattgttgtacatatgggggtctcaagcccttcaagctcttccagttctttctctgattccttcaacgggggtcctgctctcagttcagtggtttgctgctggcattcgcctctgtatttgctgtattctggctgtggtAAGATGTCTTTGTTTCTGGAACATTATAGGATCACCACCTTTTTCCAAGAGGAAATGTGGCAACTTGATGGACCTAGCAACATAACAATGAATTATGAAcatcaaaatttttaaaacacaccAAGGTCTAAAACAGTTGATTCACACATATGCTTGTTTGATCTTTACTGTTGGGTAAGAACATTTAAGAAATAAGAGCTTTTATCTGTGATTTTTACATGACACTAACACATTATAATCAACAGATGATGTTTGCACATGAGCAGTGATTCAATTTTGGCTGAATAGAATCAGGgacaaaaaagacaaataaactcTGTTAAACTTGAGCTCATGTTCCATGCTTGTATTTACACATGGCGTAACATCATTGCACTCATCTAATCGGTGATGGTTTAAAAGTTATATATTAATTTCATGGCTGACTGAACTTTCATAAAAACATGAATATCTACAAAGAATGACAGATATCAAAAGCATTCCATTTCTGCAAGATGTCTATGAAACAGACTTCAGTGTTTCTCTTGATACAGCTCATATGCTACTTTAGACCTGGAGCCTGTGGAAAAGTGCTAGTGTGGCCCACAGAATACAGCCACTGGATTAATATAAAGATAATTCTGAATGAACTTGCCCAGAGAGGTCATGAAGTCACGGTTCTTGTATCTTCAGCTTCCATTCTCATTGAGCCTACCAAGGAATCTTCTATTAATTTTGAGATTTACTCTGTACCTTTGAGTAAAACTGATCTTGAATATAGTTTTGCaaaatggatagatgaatggacaCGTGATTTTGAAACACTCTCGATTTGGACATATTATTCAAAACTGCAAGAAATCTTCAATGAATATTCTGATGTCGTTGAAAATTTATGCAAAGCACTCGTTTGGAACAAGAGTCTTATGAAAAAACTCCAAGGATCTCAGTTTGATGTCATTCTCGCAGATGCTGTGGGTCCCTGTGGTGAGCTGCTAGCAGAACTGCTTAAGACACCTTTAGTTTACAGTCTCCGCTTCTGTCCTGGATACAGATGTGAAAAGTTCAGTGGGGGACTTCCACTGCCTCCTTCCTATGTGCCTGTGGTTCTTTCAGAATTAAGTGACCGCATGACATTTGTGGAAAGGGTGAAGAATATGTTGCAGGTGCTGTATTTTGACTTTTGGTTTCAACCATTTAAAGAGAAGTCCTGGAGTCAGTTTTACAGTGATGCTCTAGGTAAACTGTGCCTTTCTTTGTTACTGTGAAATCCTGACTTGATGTTTCCTTGAATGAAAAAGTGTAGAGGTGAATATAAAGGCAAAGAATGAGATTCTTAATTGTGAGTtgataaagtaaaaatagaaaacaataagaTATCCTCAAAACAAGTCAAAATACTATAGAGTACCTAAGCAGAACACTCCAAAAATTACTAACCATGTAAACTGAGACAAAGATTTCTCTTAGTAATCATTTGATCTACTCTAAGTTTGTCTTAGTAAAAGAAACTCCAAGTTTCTCAAATGCTTTAATGACTGTAGATGAGAACACTAAAGAGTGATTATTTACTACCACAACTATCTGTGTAGCACTGAAGGAAACATGTTCCCTTATACAAGTTACTCACTTGCAAATGATGAAAAAACTCAAAGGAGCTAAGTTTAATGTTGTTCACCTAGAATATCATGACAGGTTTTCTCACAATTAAATCATATCACTAGAACCAGAAACAGTCAAGGCAATTTAGTTTTCTTAGAGTTTCAGATGTCTCAGATCCATAAAACTTAAATCTTAAAGCCTTAAATCTTGTAGCAAActgcatagttttattttttagaatgtctttccattaaataaaatattacctaAATTAATAGGGGAAAGAATTTAAGGTTAACTATTTGTGGAAATATCCAGCTGTAACTTTGACATATACAACTAAGTTAGTATTACTTGTCTCTTCTAATAGGCACAGCACAGtagtgagaaaaagaaacttagtCATAAACTGCAGATTATTACAGTGCATTTcaagaatcagaaattaaaagaatagCTACTAAAATGTATAAAGTAGATGAAATATTCTACAAAAGTTGATTTTCTAAGCATTTTCAAGCTTTTTTGCAAGGAACAAAATGTTCCAAATTCATTGGtgtaactttggaaaacaatgtaATTGACAAACAATTAGTATTTATGTTAATACATTTATATCATAAATCAAAATTGGAACATTTTCATCTGCTTGCTACATGATCTCATCCATTTCCAGACATCACACACTACATTCCAGAAAAACTATTTTCACCATTGagtatttttatctgttttggaTGCAGGCAGACCCACAACATTAACTGAGATGATGGGGAAGGCAGACATATGGCTCATTCGAACCTTCTGGGACTTGGAATTTCCACACCCATTCTTACCTAATTTTGACTTTGTTGGAGGACTGCATTGCAAACCAGCCAAACCACTGCCTAAGGTAACACTGGATTGTTTTCCTTGATAAActgttttttctttatcattctttatttgtttttacaaagaggatagtttattttaattattaatatttatcttaaatctttttttacagtccagtaaTTATCCCCCTTCTGGACC
The sequence above is a segment of the Rattus rattus isolate New Zealand chromosome 11, Rrattus_CSIRO_v1, whole genome shotgun sequence genome. Coding sequences within it:
- the LOC116912752 gene encoding UDP-glucuronosyltransferase 2B1, with protein sequence MSMKQTSVFLLIQLICYFRPGACGKVLVWPTEYSHWINIKIILNELAQRGHEVTVLVSSASILIEPTKESSINFEIYSVPLSKTDLEYSFAKWIDEWTRDFETLSIWTYYSKLQEIFNEYSDVVENLCKALVWNKSLMKKLQGSQFDVILADAVGPCGELLAELLKTPLVYSLRFCPGYRCEKFSGGLPLPPSYVPVVLSELSDRMTFVERVKNMLQVLYFDFWFQPFKEKSWSQFYSDALGRPTTLTEMMGKADIWLIRTFWDLEFPHPFLPNFDFVGGLHCKPAKPLPKEMEEFVQSSGEHGVVVFSLGSMVKNLTEEKANVVASALAQIPQKVVWRFDGKKPDTLGSNTRLYKWIPQNDLLGHPKTKAFVAHGGTNGIYEAIYHGIPIVGIPLFADQPDNINHMVAKGAAVRVDFNTLSTTGLLTALKTVMNDPFYKKNAMRLSRIHHDQPVKPLDRAVFWIEFVMRHKGAKHLRSTLHDLSWFQYHSLDVIGFLLLCVVAVVFIITKCCLFCCHKTANMGKKKKE